One genomic region from Cellulomonas fengjieae encodes:
- a CDS encoding sigma-70 family RNA polymerase sigma factor, with translation MSWEADLDTLVTERGSALVAYAYLLAGNLASAEDLVQDAIVRTYSRRRPEDITWVEAYVRRVILHTYLDGYRARRRFAAVTPLLATADVADGAQEAAGDRTDVARALTSLSPRERACVVLRFYDDLTLPEIGLRLGVSAGAVKRYLSDARRKLEPLLGPQPGLATEDVATITKGGSR, from the coding sequence ATGAGCTGGGAGGCGGATCTCGACACGCTCGTCACGGAGCGCGGCTCGGCTCTGGTCGCGTACGCGTACCTCCTCGCCGGGAACCTGGCATCGGCCGAGGACCTGGTCCAGGACGCCATCGTCCGCACCTACTCGCGCCGTCGACCCGAGGACATCACCTGGGTCGAGGCGTACGTGCGGCGCGTCATCCTGCACACCTACCTCGACGGCTACCGAGCCCGTCGCCGGTTCGCGGCGGTCACGCCCCTGCTGGCCACCGCCGACGTCGCCGACGGCGCGCAGGAGGCCGCCGGTGACCGCACCGACGTCGCGCGAGCGCTGACCTCGCTCTCGCCGCGCGAGCGAGCGTGCGTGGTCCTGCGGTTCTACGACGACCTCACCCTCCCGGAGATCGGGCTGCGGCTCGGCGTCTCCGCGGGGGCCGTGAAGCGGTACCTGTCCGACGCCCGGCGCAAGCTCGAGCCGCTGCTCGGCCCACAGCCCGGGCTCGCCACCGAGGACGTCGCGACGATCACGAAGGGAGGCTCGCGATGA
- a CDS encoding STAS domain-containing protein: MTTRDVGAQTVVEVAGEIDVSTADVLRDRLTELLDRDRTDLVIDLREVRFMDSTGLGLLVGTLKKVRLAGGRLQLVIDSERLLKVFRITALLQVFTVHETVEAALGD; the protein is encoded by the coding sequence GTGACCACCCGGGACGTCGGTGCGCAGACGGTCGTCGAGGTTGCCGGGGAGATCGACGTGTCCACGGCCGACGTCCTGCGGGACCGGCTGACGGAGCTGCTCGACCGCGACCGCACGGACCTCGTGATCGACCTGCGCGAGGTGCGGTTCATGGACTCGACCGGTCTCGGGCTGCTCGTCGGGACCCTGAAGAAGGTCCGGCTCGCCGGTGGCCGGCTGCAGCTGGTGATCGACTCCGAGCGGCTGCTGAAGGTGTTCCGGATCACCGCGCTGCTGCAGGTGTTCACCGTGCACGAGACGGTCGAGGCCGCGCTCGGCGACTGA
- a CDS encoding 5-oxoprolinase subunit C family protein encodes MTAALEVVDPGLLTLVEDLGRPGWAHVGVGRSGAADPGALRLANRLVANDEGAAGLEVLLGGLVVRAAGDLTVALTGAPGSAWVDGRPVGHAAVLEVPAGAELRLGSATAGLRTYVAVRGGIDVPPVLGSRSTDQLAGLGPAPLTAGDVLPVGPAPRDWPLVDVAPVRPVPPVLPVVPGPHAEWFDDPLGLLCGQEYHVTPATNRVAVRLTGPPLRRAAWFDRRELASVGLVVGAVQVPPDGQPVVFCVDHPVTGGYPVAAVVRGHALGLLGQLRPGDPVRFVRG; translated from the coding sequence ATGACCGCGGCGCTGGAGGTCGTCGACCCGGGCCTGCTCACGCTCGTCGAGGACCTGGGCCGCCCCGGCTGGGCGCACGTCGGCGTCGGGCGTTCCGGCGCGGCCGACCCCGGCGCGCTGCGGCTGGCCAACCGGCTCGTCGCCAACGACGAGGGCGCCGCCGGGCTCGAGGTCCTGCTCGGCGGGCTCGTCGTGCGGGCGGCGGGCGACCTGACCGTCGCGCTCACGGGGGCGCCCGGGTCCGCGTGGGTGGACGGTCGGCCCGTGGGGCACGCGGCGGTGCTGGAGGTGCCCGCCGGCGCGGAGCTGCGGCTCGGGTCCGCGACGGCGGGGCTCCGGACCTACGTGGCCGTGCGCGGCGGGATCGACGTGCCGCCGGTCCTGGGCTCCCGGAGCACGGACCAGCTGGCCGGCCTGGGACCGGCGCCGCTGACGGCGGGCGACGTCCTCCCGGTCGGGCCCGCCCCGCGGGACTGGCCTCTCGTCGACGTGGCGCCGGTGCGACCGGTCCCCCCGGTGCTGCCGGTCGTCCCTGGTCCGCACGCCGAGTGGTTCGACGACCCGCTGGGCCTGCTGTGCGGGCAGGAGTACCACGTGACGCCGGCGACGAACCGGGTCGCGGTCCGGCTGACCGGGCCGCCGCTGCGCCGCGCGGCGTGGTTCGACCGCCGCGAGCTCGCGTCGGTGGGCCTCGTCGTCGGCGCGGTGCAGGTGCCGCCGGACGGACAGCCCGTCGTGTTCTGCGTCGACCACCCGGTGACGGGCGGCTACCCGGTGGCCGCCGTGGTCCGGGGCCACGCCCTCGGGCTGCTCGGGCAGCTGCGGCCCGGCGACCCGGTCCGGTTCGTGCGCGGCTGA